CTTATTGGTTAATATGTAAACATAATAAACATCCATATTTTAATAAAGGATTCTTTTTTAATAAAATTTATAATTTTGATCAAAGGATTCCCTCCTTCGAGGGAATGAGAAAAATAAACTTATAGTTTAAAATAATCGATATAAGTATCCAAATCTTTATCACCACGACCAGACAAACTGACCACCACCACATCGTTTGGTTTAAATTTTTTCTGTTCAAAAATAGCTAAGGCATGCGAGCTTTCAATGGCTGGAATGATGCCTTCTAACTTGCATAATTCTAAACCAGCTTTCATGGCTTCATCATCGGTAATAGACATGAATTCGGCACGTCCCGTTTTGGCTAAATGGGAATGCATGGGACCAACACCGGGATAATCCAATCCCGCCGAAATAGAATAAGGCTCAGTAATTTGTCCATCTTTGGTTTGCATTAAAAGGGTTTTACAACCGTGAATAATACCTTCTTTGCCCAATACGGAAGTGGCAGCACTTTCGCCAGAATCGACACCTAAACCAGCAGCTTCAACCGCGATGATGTTCACGTTTTTTTCATGTAAAAAGTGGTAATAAGTACCAGCGGCATTACTGCCACCACCAATACAAGCGACAACGTAATCGGGATTTTCACTGTTCTCGTGTTCTTTTAATTGCCATTTGATCTCTTCCGAAATCACCGATTGAAAACGCGTTACCATATCTGGATAGGGGTGTGGACCAATGGCGGAACCAATGATGTAATGTGTATCTACAGGATTGTTAATCCAATCGCGAATGGCTTCATTGGTAGCGTCTTTTAAAGTACGACTTCCCGATAATGCAGGAACTACGGTGGCTCCTAACATTTTCATACGGGCCACATTGGGTGCTTGTCGTGCAATATCGATTTCACCCATATAAACAATACATTCCAGTCCCATTAAAGCACAAACCGTTGCGGTTGCAACACCATGCTGACCGGCTCCAGTTTCGGCAATAATACGGTGTTTGCCTAAACGCTTTGCCATTAAAATTTGCCCAATGGTGTTATTGATTTTGTGAGCACCTGTATGGTTTAAATCTTCACGCTTTAAATAAATTTTGGTATGGTATTTTTCTGAAAGACGCTTTGCAAAATAGAGTGGGGAAGGACGTCCTACATAATCTTTTAAAAGCTGATCGAACTCTTTTTTAAAATCGGGTTCTGCCATTATTTTTAAATAATTCTGGCGTAACTCTTCTACATTTGGATAGAGCATTTCGGGTATGTATGCGCCTCCAAATTCACCATAATAACCTTTTTCGTTTACATTATAATTCATGATGTCTTGTTTTTGTCAGTTCGACTGAAATTCTTTTTTAGAATTTTGTATCGAGAACTTTTGACTTCTCGATACAATTTTTTCGTGCCTCAAAAATCACTCGAAGTGACATAATTTGCTTTTAAATTCTTTTAATAATTCAATATTCTTTAATCCTGGCTCCAATTCAAATCTGCTATTTACATCAATAGCAAAACAATATTTTGAAGCTGTATTTTGTTTAAATTCTTTAATTTTTTCTACTTCATTTAATCCGATACCACCACTCAAAAAAAATGGTTTGGTTGAAGGATAGTTGTTTAAAACATTCCAATCGAAAGTGTAACCATTGCCTCCGGGTAATTTTCCTTTGGTGTCGAACAGGAAATAATCGCAAAAGGCTTCGTATGCTTTTAAAATCCCAAAATCGAATGTTTCTTTTATTGAAAACACTTTGATTATTTCTAGTTTCCCATCAATCTGAACTTGTTTCAGATTCTCATGATGTGATTCTGAAACAAGTTCAGCATGACGTTTTTTTAAAACGTCACAATATTCAGGTGTTTCTTTACCATGAAGTTGTACGGCTTGTAGATTATGGGTGTTTATTTTCTCCATAACAATGGCTATGTCTTCATCAACAAAAACACCTACTTTCTTTATTGATTTAGGCAGTTCAGGGATGTTTTCAGAATCAAAGTATCTAGCAGATTTATCATAAAATATAAACCCAAGATAGTCCGGTTGCAAAGCTGCAACGTGTTCTATATTGTCTTGATATTTCATGCCACAAACCTTTAATTTCATTTTTCTAATTCTTTAATAAATTGTTTTGCACTTTCACCCGCATTATCGGTTTTCATAAAGTTCTCACCAATTAAAAACCCTTTATATCCATAAGGTTGTAATTCTTTAATGGCTTCAATATTACTAATGCCACTTTCAGATACTTTTACAAAATCGTTTGGAATGAGCTCACTTAGTTTTTTACTTGTTTCTAAACTTACTTCGAAGGTTTTTAAGTTTCGGTTATTTACGCCTAACATATCTAAACTAGGCATGATGGATTTATGCAATTCTTCTTCATTATGAACTTCTAATAGGACATCCAAGTTTAGGTTTTTAGCAAATTCTGAAAATTGTTTAATTTCCTCTTTTGTTAAAATGGCGGCAATTAGTAAAATAACATCTGCACCATATGCCCTGGCTTCTAATAGTTGATATTCATCTATAATAAATTCTTTGCGTAAAAGAGGTAAATTACAACTGGCTCTTGCTGTTAGCAAATCGTCTAGAGAACCTCCAAAATATTTGCCATCGGTTAAAACAGACATACCGCAAACACCTGCATTTTCATAACCTTTTGCAACATCAAATACATTTAAATTTTGATTGATAACTGATTTTGATGGCGATCTGCGTTTATGTTCCGCAATAATCCCTGTTTGGCTATTGCGTAATTTATTTGCTAATGACATGGTTTCCCTTTCAAACAACACCGACTGTTCCAATTGTTTTATTGGAATTAATGATTTTCGTAAATCGACCTCCATGCGTTTGTCGGCTACAATTTTATCTAGAATGTTCATTTACTTAACTCTTGAATGGTTTGTAATGCTTTTAATCCTTTTCCACTTAATAAAGATTCTTTTGCCAGATCAAATCCTTGTTTGTGGTCCATTTGATTGGTGGTTGCTATCGCTAAACCAGCATTGGCACAAACTACGTTATTTTGTTGTTCTGTTCCTTTTCCTTGTATAACGTCCATGAAGATTTTGGCAGAAGCTTCAACAGTATTTCCTCCAAAAATGGATTCTTGCGTTATTTCTGAAAGCCCTAAATCTTCTGGGGAAAACATAGTTTCGGCACGATTTGAAATGACTTTAGTTGGTCCTGTTAATGAAATTTCATCATAACCATCTAATGCATGAACTATGGAATAGTTTTTATCGGTATTCTGATATAGATAGCCATAAAGA
This genomic window from Mariniflexile sp. TRM1-10 contains:
- the trpB gene encoding tryptophan synthase subunit beta: MNYNVNEKGYYGEFGGAYIPEMLYPNVEELRQNYLKIMAEPDFKKEFDQLLKDYVGRPSPLYFAKRLSEKYHTKIYLKREDLNHTGAHKINNTIGQILMAKRLGKHRIIAETGAGQHGVATATVCALMGLECIVYMGEIDIARQAPNVARMKMLGATVVPALSGSRTLKDATNEAIRDWINNPVDTHYIIGSAIGPHPYPDMVTRFQSVISEEIKWQLKEHENSENPDYVVACIGGGSNAAGTYYHFLHEKNVNIIAVEAAGLGVDSGESAATSVLGKEGIIHGCKTLLMQTKDGQITEPYSISAGLDYPGVGPMHSHLAKTGRAEFMSITDDEAMKAGLELCKLEGIIPAIESSHALAIFEQKKFKPNDVVVVSLSGRGDKDLDTYIDYFKL
- a CDS encoding phosphoribosylanthranilate isomerase, whose amino-acid sequence is MKLKVCGMKYQDNIEHVAALQPDYLGFIFYDKSARYFDSENIPELPKSIKKVGVFVDEDIAIVMEKINTHNLQAVQLHGKETPEYCDVLKKRHAELVSESHHENLKQVQIDGKLEIIKVFSIKETFDFGILKAYEAFCDYFLFDTKGKLPGGNGYTFDWNVLNNYPSTKPFFLSGGIGLNEVEKIKEFKQNTASKYCFAIDVNSRFELEPGLKNIELLKEFKSKLCHFE
- the trpC gene encoding indole-3-glycerol phosphate synthase TrpC, encoding MNILDKIVADKRMEVDLRKSLIPIKQLEQSVLFERETMSLANKLRNSQTGIIAEHKRRSPSKSVINQNLNVFDVAKGYENAGVCGMSVLTDGKYFGGSLDDLLTARASCNLPLLRKEFIIDEYQLLEARAYGADVILLIAAILTKEEIKQFSEFAKNLNLDVLLEVHNEEELHKSIMPSLDMLGVNNRNLKTFEVSLETSKKLSELIPNDFVKVSESGISNIEAIKELQPYGYKGFLIGENFMKTDNAGESAKQFIKELEK